A section of the Veillonella criceti genome encodes:
- a CDS encoding aldehyde dehydrogenase family protein → MENRQELERMIRSMVMSMMNGTDTGAAVSEGALPDEPGVFTTVNAAVAAAKQAQIQFEECTLATRGKAIEAIRQGMRPLVNKLAQMTYEETGMGRVADKIIKLNLTIDKTPGVEDLKTECETGDNGMTLYELSPYGVIGAVTPSTNPSETLICNAIGMLAAGNAIFFSVHPGAKKLSRWLVSQLNRIVSESIGIDNLIVTIAEPSIEAAQEMMVHPDIPLLVVTGGPGVVHQALCSGKKVIGAGAGNPPAFVDETADIRKAAQDIVMGASFDNNILCIAEKSVVAIRSIVDQLISEMKLAGAVLIEKEEEIQKLLDLTLQKNQTPSRKYVGRNAGVILRDAGIKVDGDPRLIIMKTDKHHPFATIEMLMPILPIVTVDSFEDGLATALFLEAGLHHTATMHSLNMERLNKMARAMKTSIFVKNGPSFAGLGYNGEGTTTFTIATPTGEATTSARHFARRRRCCLTTGFQIR, encoded by the coding sequence ATGGAAAATAGACAAGAATTAGAACGCATGATTCGCTCAATGGTAATGAGCATGATGAACGGCACCGATACAGGCGCCGCTGTTAGTGAAGGGGCGTTGCCTGACGAACCAGGTGTTTTTACAACTGTAAATGCGGCCGTAGCGGCTGCAAAACAAGCTCAAATTCAATTTGAAGAATGTACCTTAGCAACGCGTGGTAAAGCGATTGAAGCAATTCGTCAAGGCATGCGTCCGCTAGTGAATAAATTGGCACAAATGACATACGAAGAAACGGGTATGGGTCGTGTAGCTGATAAGATTATTAAACTAAATCTAACGATTGATAAGACACCAGGAGTAGAAGATTTAAAGACGGAATGTGAAACTGGTGACAATGGTATGACATTGTATGAATTATCTCCTTATGGTGTTATTGGGGCTGTTACGCCAAGTACCAATCCTAGTGAGACTTTAATTTGTAATGCCATTGGCATGTTAGCGGCTGGGAATGCAATTTTCTTTAGTGTTCATCCTGGGGCTAAGAAATTATCACGTTGGTTAGTCAGTCAATTAAATCGTATTGTATCTGAGTCGATTGGCATTGATAACCTTATTGTTACGATTGCAGAGCCTTCTATTGAAGCGGCGCAAGAAATGATGGTACATCCAGATATTCCATTACTTGTTGTAACTGGTGGTCCTGGTGTCGTTCATCAAGCGTTGTGCAGTGGTAAGAAAGTGATTGGTGCTGGCGCTGGTAATCCACCGGCTTTTGTTGATGAAACGGCGGATATTCGCAAGGCTGCTCAGGATATTGTAATGGGTGCTAGTTTTGATAATAATATCCTTTGTATTGCTGAAAAGAGTGTTGTTGCCATTCGTTCGATTGTAGATCAGCTCATTAGTGAAATGAAATTAGCTGGCGCTGTACTCATTGAGAAGGAAGAAGAGATTCAAAAGTTATTGGACCTTACTTTGCAAAAAAATCAGACGCCAAGCCGCAAATATGTAGGACGTAATGCAGGGGTTATCCTCCGTGATGCTGGTATCAAAGTAGATGGTGATCCTCGTTTAATTATTATGAAAACAGATAAGCATCATCCATTCGCTACGATTGAAATGCTTATGCCAATTCTACCCATTGTAACAGTAGATAGTTTTGAAGATGGTTTAGCGACTGCTTTATTCTTAGAAGCTGGTTTACATCATACTGCTACCATGCATTCCTTGAATATGGAACGTCTTAATAAAATGGCGCGAGCTATGAAAACATCTATTTTTGTTAAGAATGGTCCTTCTTTTGCTGGCCTTGGTTATAATGGGGAAGGAACAACTACATTTACTATTGCAACACCAACGGGAGAAGCGACAACATCAGCTCGTCATTTTGCTCGTCGTCGTCGTTGCTGTTTAACGACTGGATTCCAAATTCGTTAG
- a CDS encoding cob(I)yrinic acid a,c-diamide adenosyltransferase, which produces MAIYTKTGDKGTTGLFDGTRVAKNSERVNTYGTLDELNAHLSVCEKLVRYPETKTILHRLQGLLFQLCAEIATVDQAKLKQYSTLVSEDDIKELEIIIDRYTQALPPLRSFIYQGNNLAAAELHVARTVCRRAERMLNGLRQGEPVRPTALAFVNRLSDCIYTLARMEDFIFQVDDIVTKVVAKLAKLPTDNTLVDTIKTSNLAITKSSEDTPVVANFGQAVALDSQAEAQLLRRMAQQLLEGATAKSEAMGVPVVIAIVDRHGNPVLTYRMVDALLVSTDIAVGKAYTAVALKCKTEQLNEVTQPGAELYQIESMVTRPLVTFGGGFPLTVAGRIIGGLGISGGTVAEDIAIGKYAMDYMEANDGK; this is translated from the coding sequence ATGGCAATTTACACAAAAACTGGCGACAAAGGTACGACAGGACTCTTTGACGGCACTCGCGTAGCAAAAAACTCAGAGCGCGTAAATACGTATGGCACGTTAGATGAGTTGAATGCGCATTTAAGTGTGTGTGAAAAGCTGGTTCGGTATCCAGAAACAAAAACTATCTTACATCGGTTACAAGGCTTGCTATTTCAGCTTTGTGCAGAAATAGCGACAGTGGATCAAGCTAAATTGAAACAATATAGTACCCTCGTAAGTGAGGACGATATAAAAGAGTTAGAGATAATCATTGATCGCTATACGCAAGCCTTGCCACCGCTTAGAAGTTTTATATATCAAGGTAATAATTTAGCTGCGGCAGAACTACATGTAGCTCGTACAGTATGTCGTAGAGCAGAGCGTATGCTTAATGGCTTACGACAAGGAGAGCCTGTGAGGCCAACAGCCTTGGCTTTTGTAAATCGTTTGTCAGATTGTATTTATACTTTGGCTCGAATGGAAGATTTTATATTTCAGGTAGATGACATTGTAACGAAAGTAGTTGCTAAATTAGCTAAACTACCTACTGACAATACGTTGGTAGATACTATAAAGACAAGTAATTTGGCTATTACAAAATCGAGTGAAGATACGCCTGTAGTGGCTAATTTTGGACAAGCAGTTGCATTAGATAGTCAGGCTGAAGCGCAATTATTGCGACGCATGGCTCAGCAATTGCTAGAGGGAGCGACGGCTAAGAGCGAAGCTATGGGAGTGCCGGTAGTGATTGCAATTGTCGATCGGCATGGCAATCCTGTATTAACGTATCGCATGGTAGATGCTTTATTAGTAAGTACAGATATAGCTGTAGGTAAAGCATATACAGCAGTGGCTCTAAAATGTAAGACAGAACAACTAAATGAAGTAACTCAGCCTGGCGCAGAGTTATATCAAATAGAATCTATGGTTACACGCCCCTTAGTTACATTTGGTGGTGGGTTTCCCTTGACAGTGGCAGGGCGAATTATAGGCGGTCTCGGTATTAGTGGCGGGACAGTGGCTGAAGATATTGCTATTGGAAAGTATGCCATGGATTACATGGAGGCTAATGATGGAAAATAG
- the eutJ gene encoding ethanolamine utilization protein EutJ: MRSIDEVNELLVAFNQCVLEGPARTISETEASTLRVGIDLGTSSIVIAVVDEAGLPVYGALEYAKAVRDGLVVDYIGAVTITRRLKAEAEAALGCSLTRAAAAVPPGTLGKNKDVVSHVLEGADFEVTAIYDEPTAAAKVLGLVNGAVVDVGGGTTGITIIKRSKVSYTVDEPTGGSHMTLVLSGSYGISQEEAETLKRDASQEREVYPLVRPVVEKMATISANALITGKYRKTGPVYVVGGATNFTEFADTFKKVVGREVIKPLYPEFVTPLGIALGSS; the protein is encoded by the coding sequence ATGCGGAGCATAGACGAAGTGAATGAATTATTGGTAGCTTTTAATCAGTGTGTGTTAGAAGGACCAGCACGGACAATTTCAGAAACGGAAGCTAGTACATTACGAGTAGGGATTGACTTAGGTACTTCTTCGATTGTTATTGCTGTTGTAGATGAAGCTGGACTACCAGTATACGGCGCTTTGGAATATGCAAAAGCAGTACGTGATGGATTAGTAGTAGATTATATAGGAGCCGTAACGATAACACGTCGCTTAAAAGCTGAAGCAGAAGCAGCGTTAGGATGCTCACTTACAAGGGCGGCAGCGGCAGTACCACCAGGGACGTTAGGTAAGAATAAAGATGTTGTAAGCCATGTATTAGAAGGGGCTGATTTTGAAGTGACAGCTATCTATGATGAACCTACAGCTGCCGCTAAGGTTCTTGGCTTGGTTAATGGTGCTGTTGTAGATGTAGGTGGTGGTACTACAGGAATTACCATCATTAAGCGGAGCAAAGTAAGCTATACCGTTGATGAGCCTACAGGTGGTTCTCATATGACATTGGTGTTAAGTGGGAGCTATGGTATATCGCAAGAAGAGGCCGAAACGTTAAAACGAGATGCTTCACAAGAGCGTGAAGTATATCCGTTAGTTCGTCCCGTTGTTGAAAAAATGGCCACCATTTCTGCCAACGCGCTAATCACGGGTAAATATCGTAAAACCGGTCCTGTATATGTTGTTGGTGGTGCTACTAATTTTACAGAATTTGCGGATACCTTTAAAAAGGTAGTTGGTCGTGAGGTAATTAAGCCTCTATATCCAGAATTTGTAACACCCTTAGGAATTGCGTTAGGCAGTTCTTAG
- the pduL gene encoding phosphate propanoyltransferase, which yields MDRDALKALIRQVIQDVQTPVIPIGISNRHIHLSQADYDHLFPHITLQRKKDLKQPGEFASEQFVTLVGPKNEITKVRLLGPLRKASQVEISMTDARTLGVNPPIVLSGHLETAVPITLKTEHAQLTLPCCIVAKRHIHVNAEDAPKLGVVDGETVAVRVGSEQRTTVFEDVMIRVSPSYVTEMHLDTDEANAAQVGNNTTATIIR from the coding sequence ATGGATAGAGATGCTTTAAAAGCGCTCATTCGTCAAGTTATCCAAGACGTCCAAACGCCAGTGATTCCTATTGGAATATCTAATCGACACATTCATTTAAGCCAAGCTGATTATGATCACTTATTTCCTCATATTACATTGCAACGGAAAAAAGATTTAAAACAGCCTGGTGAGTTTGCTTCGGAGCAGTTTGTAACCTTAGTGGGTCCTAAAAATGAAATCACTAAGGTTCGCCTCTTAGGGCCTTTGCGCAAAGCATCTCAAGTTGAAATTTCTATGACCGATGCTCGTACATTAGGGGTAAATCCACCAATTGTATTATCCGGCCATTTAGAAACGGCGGTGCCTATTACGCTCAAAACAGAGCATGCGCAATTGACATTACCTTGTTGTATTGTGGCTAAACGTCACATACATGTAAATGCTGAGGATGCGCCTAAATTAGGCGTTGTAGATGGAGAAACTGTAGCTGTGCGAGTTGGATCGGAACAGAGAACCACGGTGTTTGAAGATGTGATGATTCGGGTATCGCCTAGTTATGTAACAGAAATGCACTTGGATACGGATGAGGCGAATGCAGCTCAAGTAGGAAATAATACGACAGCAACAATTATAAGGTAG
- a CDS encoding 1-propanol dehydrogenase PduQ, whose translation MNKWTFPTNIYAGADALSRLSQFQQERILVVCDPFLEGTDNLEHVLNFMRPHNTVCIYTDVVPDPPIGHVVKGVEVVQQQQPTVVMAIGGGSAIDLTKAILYFARKMGYQGVRYFTVVPTTSGTGSEVTSFAVITDPESQTKYPIVDDSVLPQEAILTPLFVKTAPPKVTAYSGMDVLVHAIEALVAKGANHFTDALAEKALALVFTYLPKCFAPTATETDRMAMHEASCMAGLAFNQAGLGITHALAHQLGGQFHIPHGLANTMLVARVVMFNAFHDEEAYRKYVQLAKMLGFAEQSTDKRDALVALVKAILNLARSLECPLNITAAASVTAQEARQKVSTMAAKAMKDMTYQTNPYAASQDDLENLLLMIM comes from the coding sequence ATGAATAAGTGGACATTTCCTACGAATATCTATGCTGGAGCGGATGCCTTGTCACGGCTAAGCCAGTTTCAGCAAGAACGCATTTTAGTCGTGTGTGATCCCTTTTTAGAGGGGACTGATAATTTAGAACACGTTCTAAATTTTATGCGGCCTCATAATACAGTATGTATTTATACGGATGTAGTGCCAGACCCCCCTATTGGTCATGTAGTCAAAGGTGTGGAAGTAGTGCAACAACAGCAGCCTACAGTAGTGATGGCCATTGGTGGTGGTTCGGCCATTGATTTGACAAAAGCTATTTTATATTTTGCTCGTAAAATGGGGTATCAAGGTGTTCGTTATTTTACAGTTGTACCAACTACTAGTGGTACGGGTTCTGAAGTAACCTCTTTTGCTGTGATTACAGACCCTGAGTCGCAGACAAAGTATCCTATTGTAGATGATAGTGTATTGCCACAAGAAGCGATTTTGACGCCTTTATTTGTAAAAACAGCACCACCTAAAGTTACTGCTTATAGTGGTATGGATGTGTTAGTTCATGCGATTGAAGCTCTTGTAGCTAAAGGAGCGAATCATTTTACCGATGCGTTAGCTGAAAAAGCCTTGGCTTTAGTATTTACATATCTTCCTAAATGCTTTGCACCAACAGCGACTGAAACCGATCGGATGGCCATGCATGAAGCCTCCTGCATGGCAGGACTTGCGTTTAATCAGGCAGGGCTTGGTATTACGCATGCATTAGCTCATCAACTTGGCGGACAATTTCATATTCCTCATGGGTTGGCTAATACCATGCTTGTAGCAAGAGTTGTGATGTTTAATGCCTTCCACGATGAGGAGGCTTATAGAAAATATGTACAGCTTGCAAAGATGCTCGGCTTTGCAGAGCAAAGTACAGATAAACGAGATGCCTTAGTGGCACTCGTTAAAGCTATTTTAAATTTAGCTCGGTCTTTAGAGTGTCCGCTCAATATTACAGCAGCGGCCTCTGTAACAGCCCAAGAAGCAAGACAGAAAGTATCAACGATGGCGGCAAAGGCTATGAAGGATATGACCTATCAAACAAATCCATATGCCGCTTCACAAGATGATTTAGAAAATCTATTATTGATGATTATGTAA
- a CDS encoding EutN/CcmL family microcompartment protein, with protein MQTGRVIGSIVSTQKHDSLVGLKLMIVQYVDGNQEPLPSYEVAADTVSAGIGEYVLLTRGSSARHVFGDDEHTNSAVDCAIVGIIDSFDK; from the coding sequence ATGCAGACTGGTAGAGTAATAGGTAGTATTGTATCTACGCAAAAGCATGATTCCTTAGTAGGGTTGAAGCTTATGATTGTACAATACGTAGATGGCAACCAAGAACCGTTACCTTCCTATGAAGTGGCGGCTGATACAGTTAGCGCGGGGATTGGTGAATATGTGCTGTTGACACGAGGATCATCGGCCCGGCATGTATTTGGCGATGATGAACATACTAATAGTGCAGTCGATTGTGCTATTGTAGGGATTATTGATAGTTTTGATAAATGA
- the pduA gene encoding propanediol utilization microcompartment protein PduA — MNNALGMVETKGLVGAIEAADAMVKAANVTLTGYEKIGSGLVTVMVRGDVGAVKAAVDAGCAAASKVGEVVSTHVIPRPHGDVESILVK; from the coding sequence ATGAATAATGCATTAGGCATGGTAGAAACAAAAGGCTTAGTAGGCGCAATTGAAGCGGCTGACGCAATGGTTAAAGCAGCGAATGTAACGTTGACTGGTTATGAAAAAATCGGTTCTGGCTTGGTAACTGTTATGGTACGCGGTGATGTAGGGGCTGTTAAAGCTGCCGTAGATGCTGGTTGTGCAGCAGCTAGCAAAGTAGGTGAAGTGGTATCTACCCATGTAATCCCTCGTCCTCATGGCGATGTAGAAAGCATTTTAGTTAAATAA
- the eutS gene encoding ethanolamine utilization microcompartment protein EutS, producing MDFLEAVENKQRIIQEFVPGKQVTIAHIIANPKPELFRKMGLEEKQRSAIGILTITPGEGTIIAADIATKAAGIELGFVDRFSGALLITGDVSSVESAMKGVIDGLDKILGFFPTKITRT from the coding sequence ATGGACTTTTTAGAGGCTGTTGAAAATAAACAACGGATTATTCAAGAATTTGTGCCAGGTAAGCAAGTTACGATTGCACATATTATTGCTAATCCTAAACCAGAATTATTTCGTAAAATGGGGCTAGAGGAAAAACAACGGAGCGCTATAGGGATTTTAACGATTACACCAGGGGAAGGAACTATCATCGCAGCTGATATTGCCACTAAAGCGGCTGGAATTGAACTCGGTTTTGTGGATCGTTTTTCGGGCGCGTTATTAATTACTGGTGATGTGTCGAGTGTAGAGTCAGCTATGAAAGGTGTCATTGATGGACTCGATAAGATTTTAGGATTTTTTCCTACTAAGATTACACGGACTTAA
- a CDS encoding diol dehydratase reactivase subunit alpha: MKRVVGIDIGNSTTESALAEIHESGEVRFLGSAIADTTGIKGTKDNIQGLFASLRQLVAKTGLSLQDIDLIRINEATPVIGDVAMETITETIITESTMIGHNPKTPGGLGIGVGQTAHILQLLDKPMTEDYIVVVPKEIDFQLVAELINAYVVKGYHITGAILQADDGVLVANRLQQPIPIIDEVAYVDKVPLGMLAAVEVVEPGKVISQLSNPYGIATVFKLSAEETKNIVPIARALIGNRSAVVIKTPAGDVKERVIPAGSVVVSGDGRTVSVDISAGAEQIMATLGQVSKIENVCGEAGTNVGGMLEKVRQTMANLTNKSPNDVFIEDLLAVDTSVPINVKGGLAGEFSMEQAVGIASMVKSDHLQMEIIAKEVERELRIPVEIGGQEAESAILGALTTPGTETPLAILDLGAGSTDASIMGPDGKVKAIHLAGAGNMVTMLINSELGLEDIHLAESIKKFPLAKVISVYHIRHEDGNVQFFTDPLPASLFAKTVIVTDEGLVPIEGDVSMEKIKIVRQTAKERVFVTNSLRALRTVSPTHNVRDIPFVVIVGGSALDFEVPQLVTDALSHFNLVAGRGNVRGTEGARNAVATGLILAYAKERRG, from the coding sequence ATGAAGCGAGTCGTTGGTATTGATATAGGAAACTCCACAACTGAATCAGCTTTGGCGGAAATTCATGAGTCTGGTGAAGTCCGTTTCCTAGGGTCGGCCATTGCAGATACGACTGGCATTAAGGGGACCAAAGATAATATTCAGGGATTGTTTGCCTCCCTTAGACAATTAGTTGCCAAAACGGGCCTGTCCTTGCAGGACATCGATTTAATACGTATCAATGAAGCTACCCCGGTTATTGGCGATGTGGCGATGGAAACAATTACTGAAACAATTATTACTGAATCAACGATGATTGGTCATAATCCTAAAACCCCTGGTGGACTGGGTATCGGCGTTGGGCAGACGGCTCATATATTACAACTACTAGATAAACCTATGACTGAGGACTACATCGTAGTGGTACCAAAAGAAATAGATTTTCAACTAGTAGCGGAATTAATTAATGCCTATGTAGTGAAAGGCTATCATATTACGGGCGCTATTTTGCAAGCTGATGATGGCGTGTTGGTAGCGAATCGGTTACAACAACCGATACCGATTATTGATGAAGTGGCGTATGTCGATAAAGTGCCGCTGGGTATGCTCGCAGCGGTAGAAGTTGTAGAACCGGGCAAAGTTATTTCACAATTATCAAATCCCTATGGGATTGCTACCGTGTTTAAATTATCAGCGGAAGAAACTAAGAATATAGTACCGATTGCACGGGCTTTAATTGGCAATCGTTCAGCAGTAGTTATTAAGACGCCTGCTGGGGATGTAAAAGAACGTGTCATTCCTGCTGGCTCCGTCGTTGTCAGTGGCGATGGACGTACGGTATCCGTTGATATATCAGCTGGGGCGGAACAAATTATGGCTACTCTTGGCCAAGTATCAAAAATTGAAAATGTGTGTGGTGAAGCGGGTACTAATGTAGGGGGCATGCTTGAAAAAGTTCGTCAAACTATGGCTAATCTGACTAATAAATCACCGAATGATGTATTTATTGAAGATTTATTAGCAGTAGATACGTCGGTGCCGATTAATGTTAAAGGCGGGCTCGCTGGTGAGTTCTCTATGGAACAAGCGGTAGGCATTGCTTCCATGGTAAAATCGGACCATTTGCAGATGGAAATTATTGCCAAGGAAGTGGAACGAGAATTACGCATTCCTGTTGAGATTGGAGGACAAGAAGCAGAATCTGCTATTTTAGGGGCCTTAACTACACCAGGTACAGAAACACCATTAGCGATTCTTGACTTAGGCGCTGGCTCAACGGATGCTTCTATTATGGGGCCTGATGGTAAAGTGAAGGCGATACATCTAGCTGGCGCTGGTAATATGGTCACTATGTTAATCAACTCCGAGTTAGGTCTTGAAGATATTCACTTAGCCGAAAGTATTAAAAAGTTCCCGTTAGCCAAAGTCATTAGTGTATACCACATTCGACACGAAGATGGTAACGTACAGTTCTTTACGGATCCATTGCCGGCTTCTTTATTTGCAAAGACCGTTATTGTAACGGATGAAGGACTCGTTCCCATTGAAGGGGATGTGTCCATGGAGAAGATAAAGATTGTCCGTCAAACAGCTAAAGAACGAGTATTTGTGACGAATTCCTTACGAGCTTTACGTACTGTAAGTCCAACTCATAATGTACGGGATATTCCATTTGTTGTTATTGTGGGCGGGTCTGCTTTAGATTTTGAAGTACCACAACTGGTAACCGATGCCTTATCACATTTTAATTTGGTGGCTGGTCGAGGCAATGTACGAGGCACTGAAGGAGCACGTAATGCGGTGGCAACAGGACTTATCCTGGCCTATGCTAAAGAACGGAGGGGATAA
- the pduM gene encoding PduM family microcompartment protein encodes MDEIIAVVLKRLQARMKSQATVDLADENSLVETSLLHHHYIKVTGVTQAHLEALQQRQAGPWLTWMDQAIAYGCDISLVTTMVVNQQWNPEMILQWPVRFIDKQGRQVYSFKERIISASAIRTCKNESVILKFRGQRFTALGLDELRSRQLECVEGTKRYADW; translated from the coding sequence ATGGACGAAATTATTGCAGTAGTACTCAAACGCTTGCAGGCGCGAATGAAAAGCCAAGCTACGGTAGACTTGGCTGACGAAAATTCGCTTGTTGAAACTAGTTTGCTCCATCATCATTACATTAAAGTAACTGGCGTCACACAGGCTCATTTAGAAGCGTTGCAACAACGTCAAGCGGGGCCTTGGTTGACTTGGATGGACCAAGCCATTGCGTATGGCTGTGACATTAGCTTAGTAACTACTATGGTGGTAAATCAGCAGTGGAATCCTGAAATGATACTTCAGTGGCCTGTACGTTTCATCGATAAACAAGGGCGGCAGGTATATAGTTTTAAAGAGCGAATTATTAGTGCGTCAGCGATTCGTACCTGCAAGAATGAGTCCGTTATTCTTAAATTTCGTGGACAACGATTCACCGCTTTAGGGCTTGACGAATTGCGGTCCCGCCAGCTGGAATGTGTAGAAGGGACGAAGCGATATGCAGACTGGTAG
- a CDS encoding BMC domain-containing protein: MKDALGLVEVAGLASAIQVADVMVKSANVTMIDIEKAKGNGWMTVKVRGDVGAVQAAVQAGAAEAQQFGHLIAQKVIPRPAEGLDTWLLASGGETVLQGISVKAAPKPEKVKEAVPVVTESVTPTPKQEKAKPKATEPEATADETKSALLEVFKPGSTANANTTSVSKLAKTNTSASSPAKATPKKRTSRAKSTKPKA, encoded by the coding sequence TTGAAAGACGCATTAGGACTTGTAGAAGTGGCCGGCTTAGCGAGTGCTATTCAAGTAGCCGATGTCATGGTAAAGTCAGCGAATGTAACAATGATTGATATAGAAAAGGCGAAGGGTAACGGTTGGATGACTGTTAAGGTTCGCGGTGATGTAGGCGCCGTACAGGCAGCTGTACAAGCTGGTGCGGCAGAGGCCCAACAGTTTGGTCATCTTATTGCGCAGAAGGTAATACCAAGACCTGCTGAAGGACTTGATACTTGGTTATTGGCTAGTGGTGGTGAAACTGTATTACAAGGCATTTCCGTAAAAGCAGCTCCAAAGCCTGAGAAAGTTAAGGAAGCTGTGCCTGTAGTAACGGAATCGGTAACACCAACTCCAAAGCAAGAAAAAGCTAAACCAAAGGCCACTGAGCCAGAAGCAACAGCTGATGAAACGAAAAGCGCATTGCTAGAAGTTTTTAAGCCAGGTAGTACGGCTAACGCAAATACTACATCAGTTAGTAAGCTAGCTAAAACTAATACAAGCGCAAGTTCGCCAGCTAAAGCGACCCCAAAGAAGCGAACAAGTCGCGCTAAAAGTACGAAGCCAAAGGCATAA
- a CDS encoding glycerol dehydratase reactivase beta/small subunit family protein, translated as MELVITAKPTIMIYYHQGIGPEQFQDVLYGIEEEGIPYTLEERAISSEVLTMADEASHVSALSVGLGCTAETLVLSYKNLPPEQFMYRLQHYKKEKQAMRALGANAARLVKGNPFKSDPRLEVAF; from the coding sequence ATGGAACTTGTCATCACGGCAAAACCCACGATTATGATTTATTACCACCAAGGTATAGGGCCAGAACAGTTTCAAGATGTGTTATATGGCATTGAAGAAGAAGGAATTCCTTATACATTAGAAGAACGGGCCATAAGTAGTGAAGTTTTGACCATGGCCGATGAAGCCTCTCATGTATCGGCTTTGTCGGTAGGGTTAGGTTGTACGGCTGAAACGTTGGTACTTAGTTATAAAAATTTGCCGCCAGAACAATTTATGTACCGGTTGCAACATTATAAAAAAGAAAAACAAGCTATGCGTGCATTGGGTGCCAATGCCGCACGGTTAGTAAAGGGGAATCCTTTTAAGTCCGACCCCAGATTGGAGGTGGCATTTTGA
- a CDS encoding MIP/aquaporin family protein translates to MDTTQVLISEFIGTAVLMAFGSGTNASVLLKNTLAKAFNPNWMTIMFGWAFGVAFAVYIGIALGGPAHLNPALTVALAAGGMFPWEHVIPVSLAQIAGAFVGSALVMIHYYPHFKQTKEDEGNVVGIFATAPTSDNRLLNVISEIIATFMFALAILCLGKMGDGLFPFIVGVLVAAIGLSFGSTTGFALNPARDFGPRLAYTILPVPNRGATNWAYAWVPVIGPIIGASAAVGLFLAIAPK, encoded by the coding sequence ATGGATACGACACAAGTCCTAATTAGTGAATTTATTGGCACTGCCGTATTGATGGCTTTTGGTAGCGGTACTAATGCATCTGTTTTACTAAAAAACACCTTGGCTAAAGCATTCAATCCAAACTGGATGACAATTATGTTTGGCTGGGCCTTTGGCGTTGCTTTTGCGGTGTATATTGGTATTGCCTTAGGCGGTCCCGCTCATTTGAATCCTGCGTTGACAGTGGCATTAGCTGCTGGTGGTATGTTCCCTTGGGAGCATGTAATTCCTGTAAGCCTAGCACAAATTGCAGGCGCTTTCGTAGGGTCAGCGCTTGTTATGATTCATTATTACCCTCATTTTAAACAGACAAAAGAAGATGAGGGCAATGTAGTTGGTATTTTTGCTACAGCACCAACAAGTGATAATCGTTTATTAAATGTAATTTCTGAAATTATTGCTACCTTTATGTTTGCCTTAGCTATTTTATGTTTAGGTAAAATGGGGGATGGTTTATTTCCTTTTATCGTAGGGGTATTAGTAGCGGCTATTGGTTTATCGTTTGGCTCTACAACAGGATTTGCCTTAAATCCAGCTCGTGATTTTGGACCGCGTTTAGCGTATACGATTCTACCTGTCCCTAATCGAGGGGCTACGAATTGGGCTTATGCTTGGGTACCTGTTATAGGGCCAATTATTGGAGCTAGTGCAGCGGTAGGGCTATTTTTAGCTATTGCTCCTAAATAG